One segment of Thermococcus sp. AM4 DNA contains the following:
- a CDS encoding TIGR00288 family NYN domain-containing protein, producing the protein MSGKWEKIVSMTKSGIRIIGQMKSKISRGKRIALLIDGPNMLRKELGVKLEDLVEVLSEIGDIRVAKVVLNQYAPQGLIEAVSNQGFEPMIVSGETGVKLAVEAMKEIYNPHIDVIAIATRNAEFLPVILKAKEKGKETVVIGVEPGFSVALKHAADYAIVLGGEEDEE; encoded by the coding sequence ATGAGCGGCAAGTGGGAGAAGATAGTATCGATGACGAAGAGCGGCATAAGGATCATCGGCCAGATGAAGAGCAAGATATCGCGCGGCAAGAGAATAGCCCTCCTGATAGACGGCCCCAACATGCTGAGGAAAGAACTCGGCGTCAAGCTCGAGGATCTCGTGGAAGTCCTCTCCGAGATCGGGGACATCCGCGTTGCGAAGGTCGTTCTCAACCAGTACGCCCCTCAGGGGCTCATAGAGGCCGTTTCAAATCAGGGTTTCGAGCCGATGATAGTCTCGGGCGAGACGGGAGTTAAGTTAGCTGTCGAGGCGATGAAGGAGATCTACAACCCCCACATCGACGTCATAGCCATAGCCACGAGGAACGCTGAGTTCCTGCCCGTCATACTCAAGGCCAAGGAGAAGGGCAAGGAAACGGTTGTTATAGGCGTTGAGCCCGGCTTTTCGGTTGCTCTGAAGCACGCGGCAGACTACGCCATAGTTCTCGGCGGTGAGGAGGATGAGGAATAG
- a CDS encoding phosphatase PAP2 family protein has protein sequence MPDEPLKDWKFLLNTALLALVLTLQLVGAFKGINETVNSVIPLIEAPWTRFLTALGSDYFFLPLLALLVFFDWRKNGPSRKTLAFLIAAFMGLGIVAAMKVILAEPRPRPLPGSDFLSSGAFPSGHTFRAAIIATYVSDRWGKLAPLAWAYAIGIGLTRLLLHYHWLSDVLFSLLLAPWLYSVAKAAVGVRG, from the coding sequence ATGCCCGATGAACCCCTCAAGGACTGGAAGTTCCTGCTTAACACGGCACTACTGGCTCTCGTTCTTACCCTCCAGCTTGTGGGAGCGTTCAAAGGAATAAACGAGACCGTTAATTCGGTCATTCCCCTCATCGAGGCCCCCTGGACGAGGTTCCTAACGGCACTCGGGAGCGATTACTTCTTCCTTCCCCTCTTAGCTCTCCTTGTTTTCTTTGACTGGAGGAAAAACGGGCCTTCGCGGAAAACTCTGGCCTTTCTGATCGCCGCTTTCATGGGGCTTGGAATCGTTGCGGCGATGAAGGTAATCCTCGCCGAACCCAGGCCAAGACCCCTACCCGGCTCAGATTTCCTCAGTTCTGGAGCGTTTCCCTCGGGCCACACCTTCAGGGCGGCAATAATAGCGACCTATGTTTCAGACCGCTGGGGGAAGCTGGCCCCGCTTGCATGGGCTTATGCGATTGGAATAGGTCTCACAAGGCTTCTCCTGCACTATCACTGGCTCAGCGACGTACTCTTCAGCCTTCTCCTTGCCCCCTGGCTTTACAGCGTTGCCAAAGCCGCTGTTGGGGTGAGAGGATGA
- a CDS encoding DUF357 domain-containing protein, translating to MGREITEEKLERYFRITEEALKALEVAVHEKSLLHRVAEDFLTMARSYFEDAKYYYERGDYVTAFAALNYAHGFIDAGVRLGVFRGEDDRLFAFG from the coding sequence GTGGGGCGAGAGATCACCGAGGAGAAGCTCGAGAGGTATTTTAGAATAACCGAGGAGGCGCTCAAGGCCCTCGAAGTTGCAGTTCACGAGAAAAGCCTCCTCCACAGAGTTGCCGAGGATTTTTTGACGATGGCGAGGAGCTATTTTGAGGACGCCAAATACTACTACGAGAGGGGTGATTACGTGACCGCCTTCGCGGCGCTGAACTACGCCCACGGTTTTATCGACGCCGGTGTGAGGCTCGGCGTCTTCAGGGGTGAAGACGACAGGCTCTTTGCCTTCGGGTGA
- a CDS encoding type II toxin-antitoxin system RelE/ParE family toxin: protein MPFQVVVDRNVIRNAKKYLKESQRKKLSEFLRVLEHNPFPKPPFDVKPVKGTKSRHTNTYRFRIGDYRLFYTVYWEEKVIVVTDLRPRESAYR, encoded by the coding sequence ATGCCCTTTCAGGTTGTGGTGGACAGGAATGTCATCAGGAACGCCAAGAAATACCTGAAAGAGAGCCAGAGGAAAAAGCTCTCGGAGTTCTTAAGGGTTCTGGAGCACAACCCTTTTCCCAAACCTCCCTTTGATGTAAAGCCAGTGAAAGGAACCAAAAGCCGTCACACCAATACGTATCGGTTTCGGATTGGGGACTACCGCCTTTTCTACACGGTCTACTGGGAGGAAAAAGTGATAGTGGTAACGGACCTAAGACCCCGGGAAAGTGCCTATCGTTAA
- a CDS encoding tRNA(Met) cytidine acetyltransferase TmcA, which produces MTVKVRFDKEVRDYAKGEKVKDSILKLTETALAQALENFHRRMIVIEGDTLRKAELAGILAGASARVLSGILEELMKKRLRDESEDKIEVLYATDALGEETFGRKRYEAFRKHFDVLAGSNVEVKAVTFKHTRDILGRTYDLLILDMSYDYSPNDLGRIIETVRGGGLIFILAHPFEKWKNMWTGFHKSLVTPPYTIDDVKKRFNRRLIRKFTEHDGIYIITEGGKARKKPKRSKSQARIKARKGVPIPEETLFPKELYEMALTEGQVEVLKAFEELVEGGMLVLTADRGRGKSVSVGIGAIGLALALKKRTRIVVTAPELENVQALFRFAKRALERLGFKPYVVEERGLIKELYARKIGLRYYPPADGYKKSADLYILDEAAGIHVPILHKYLNKERVVYSSTIHGYEGAGRGFSVKFLKRAREKREFKELHMDEPIRYAENDPIERWLFDVLLLDAEPVELTEEDFELIEKKEVYLEEPDLDDWFENDREDLRNFVGIYILAHYRNRPSDVALLADAPHHEARVLRLKNGKIVTAIQIAKEGGIPKKVIEKMAKGYKPRGNIIPDMMVKHHYLKEFAKLKGYRIVRIATHPDAMDRGLGSKALELLEKEAREKGLDWIGSGFGASEELVRFWVRNGFAVVHLSPARNPVSGEFTAIVLKPISERAKKLIKKANDEFRIRLTEWLGDTHRELEPEIARWLFETPFGEAVDYPVHLTEIQKKRLDAFTGKVLTYDTVVDAVKPIVKLYFLDGWMKPYLDERQIRLLIYRVLQAHSWEETAKLIDRTETFTMIEVRDIIRGLWYYYKRLLKA; this is translated from the coding sequence ATGACCGTGAAGGTCCGCTTTGACAAGGAAGTGAGAGACTACGCGAAGGGCGAGAAGGTTAAGGACTCAATCTTAAAGCTCACCGAGACGGCTTTAGCCCAGGCCCTTGAGAACTTCCACAGGAGAATGATTGTAATCGAGGGCGATACACTGAGGAAGGCCGAGTTGGCCGGAATACTCGCGGGGGCCTCCGCGAGGGTTCTGAGCGGAATTTTGGAAGAGCTCATGAAGAAGCGCCTCCGCGACGAGAGCGAGGATAAAATAGAGGTCCTCTACGCCACCGACGCGCTCGGCGAGGAGACCTTCGGCAGAAAGCGCTACGAGGCCTTCAGGAAGCACTTCGACGTCTTGGCTGGCTCAAACGTCGAGGTAAAGGCCGTTACCTTCAAGCACACCCGCGACATCCTCGGAAGGACCTACGATTTGCTCATCCTCGATATGAGCTACGACTACTCGCCGAACGACCTCGGAAGGATTATCGAGACCGTTCGTGGTGGAGGGCTGATTTTCATACTGGCTCACCCCTTCGAGAAGTGGAAGAACATGTGGACGGGCTTTCACAAGAGCCTTGTAACGCCCCCCTACACCATAGACGACGTCAAGAAGCGCTTCAATAGAAGGCTCATCAGGAAGTTCACGGAGCACGATGGAATTTACATCATCACCGAGGGCGGAAAGGCCAGGAAAAAGCCGAAGAGGAGCAAGAGCCAGGCGAGGATTAAAGCGAGAAAGGGAGTTCCTATCCCGGAGGAGACTCTCTTCCCGAAGGAGCTCTACGAGATGGCCCTAACCGAGGGCCAGGTCGAGGTTTTGAAGGCCTTCGAGGAGCTGGTCGAGGGCGGAATGCTCGTTCTGACGGCAGATAGGGGAAGGGGCAAGAGCGTTTCCGTCGGAATCGGCGCGATAGGTTTAGCTTTGGCCCTAAAGAAGAGGACGAGAATCGTCGTTACCGCCCCCGAGCTTGAGAACGTTCAGGCCCTGTTCCGCTTCGCCAAGAGGGCTTTGGAAAGGCTCGGCTTCAAGCCCTACGTCGTTGAAGAGCGCGGGCTGATAAAGGAGCTCTACGCGAGGAAAATCGGCCTCCGCTATTACCCGCCGGCCGATGGTTACAAGAAGAGCGCAGACCTCTACATTCTCGACGAAGCGGCAGGAATCCACGTCCCGATACTCCACAAGTACCTCAACAAGGAGCGCGTCGTTTACTCCTCAACGATTCACGGCTACGAGGGAGCGGGAAGGGGCTTCTCGGTGAAGTTCCTCAAGAGGGCGAGGGAGAAGAGGGAGTTTAAGGAGCTCCACATGGACGAGCCGATTCGCTATGCGGAAAACGACCCGATTGAACGGTGGCTCTTCGACGTTCTCCTGCTCGATGCCGAGCCTGTGGAGCTCACCGAGGAGGACTTCGAGCTGATTGAGAAGAAGGAGGTCTATCTGGAAGAGCCCGACCTCGACGACTGGTTCGAGAACGACCGGGAGGACCTCAGAAACTTCGTTGGAATCTATATCTTAGCGCACTACCGCAACAGGCCGAGCGACGTGGCTTTACTCGCTGATGCTCCACACCACGAGGCCCGCGTGCTCAGGCTCAAGAACGGCAAGATAGTGACGGCGATACAGATTGCCAAGGAAGGAGGAATCCCGAAGAAAGTAATAGAGAAGATGGCCAAGGGCTACAAGCCTCGCGGAAACATAATCCCGGACATGATGGTCAAGCACCATTATTTGAAGGAGTTCGCGAAGCTGAAGGGTTACAGGATAGTGAGGATAGCAACCCACCCGGACGCGATGGACAGAGGCCTGGGAAGCAAGGCACTGGAGCTCCTTGAGAAGGAGGCTCGCGAAAAGGGCCTCGACTGGATTGGTTCGGGATTTGGCGCGAGTGAGGAACTCGTCCGCTTCTGGGTCAGGAACGGCTTCGCGGTGGTTCACCTCAGCCCCGCGAGGAACCCGGTCAGCGGTGAGTTCACCGCTATAGTCCTCAAGCCGATAAGCGAGAGGGCCAAGAAGCTAATCAAGAAGGCCAACGACGAGTTCAGGATAAGGCTCACCGAGTGGCTCGGAGACACGCACAGGGAGCTCGAGCCAGAGATAGCGCGCTGGCTCTTTGAGACGCCCTTCGGCGAGGCCGTTGATTATCCGGTTCACCTCACGGAGATTCAGAAGAAGAGGCTTGATGCCTTCACGGGCAAGGTCCTGACCTACGATACCGTGGTCGATGCGGTGAAGCCGATAGTGAAGCTCTACTTCCTCGACGGCTGGATGAAGCCCTACCTCGACGAGAGGCAGATAAGGCTCCTCATCTACCGCGTTCTCCAGGCCCACAGCTGGGAGGAGACGGCGAAGCTCATAGACAGAACCGAGACCTTCACAATGATTGAGGTGCGCGACATCATAAGGGGCCTCTGGTACTACTACAAGCGCCTGCTGAAGGCATGA
- a CDS encoding cupin domain-containing protein, giving the protein MKAEIKNLIDRGTYRKLPLFEGELPENSYAQIVEIKPGQTVGRHYHLHQYELFCILSGEARLGIGDEEYLARPGDIFLVKPRTVHWVINERDEPFRLFVVKLNYRGDDSVWLD; this is encoded by the coding sequence ATGAAGGCCGAGATCAAAAACCTCATAGACAGGGGGACGTACAGGAAGCTGCCCCTCTTTGAGGGAGAACTGCCCGAGAACAGCTACGCCCAGATAGTGGAGATCAAGCCCGGGCAGACGGTCGGGAGGCACTACCACCTGCACCAGTACGAGCTGTTCTGCATACTGAGCGGCGAGGCAAGGCTCGGCATCGGCGATGAGGAGTACCTCGCGAGGCCGGGCGATATATTCCTCGTCAAGCCGAGAACTGTTCACTGGGTGATCAACGAGCGCGACGAGCCCTTCAGGCTCTTCGTGGTTAAGCTGAACTACCGCGGAGACGACTCGGTGTGGCTGGATTAA
- a CDS encoding amylopullulanase, translated as MKGLKVRLLVLILLLTAGFARGAVMMEGTTPGLGSFIAVDAGGNAIVAAGISNGTGIGDFDVVLVSFREDGKVLWEKAYGGTGRDLVSSVKVLPDGSILIAGGSASFRGGWIFLVDKEGNVKWSRVYNTEMIYSAVPYGGGILALSSASEKPLLLRLNSEGLVESAYIINTSLRVVPVTMRVFPGQGIYIAGIAQSNATGSPDFWLAKVDADGKLLWERTYGFRGMDRLYDLEVDAKGVTLVGYSTISNNRTNVNLLVIRTNPDGRLLWARLIGGPREDWANAVSLLPDGKLVLSGITYSAPTPQAWLLFMDEHGTVGESVLLGSRGIDWIRALKPLPSGEIVFAGGLNGTSLGTGSLAKSSFFLGIFSQNGSFTNCRVTVQRLDFPVEGVNPKTWVRSGGKPVPASVSVQEVTPRVKTIRDGLKALCPSENPTTTTTSSGGSGSTTTTATTSTTTTTTTTTTAATTTTTTTTSSKGGWKLCGPGLLIALPLLTAFLWRRKA; from the coding sequence GTGAAGGGATTGAAGGTCAGGTTACTCGTGCTCATCCTTCTGCTAACGGCTGGCTTTGCCAGAGGGGCCGTCATGATGGAGGGAACCACCCCTGGACTCGGCTCTTTTATCGCGGTGGACGCTGGTGGAAACGCCATAGTCGCCGCAGGGATCTCCAACGGAACCGGCATCGGCGACTTCGACGTTGTACTCGTCTCATTCAGGGAAGACGGAAAGGTTCTCTGGGAGAAGGCCTACGGCGGGACCGGCAGGGATCTCGTCTCGAGCGTTAAAGTGCTCCCGGACGGCTCAATACTCATCGCCGGCGGAAGCGCCTCCTTCCGGGGGGGCTGGATCTTTCTGGTTGATAAGGAAGGGAACGTGAAGTGGAGCAGGGTATACAACACCGAGATGATCTACTCCGCCGTTCCCTACGGAGGTGGAATTCTCGCCCTCTCCTCCGCCAGCGAGAAGCCCCTCCTGCTCAGGCTGAATTCAGAGGGGCTCGTGGAGAGTGCTTACATCATCAACACCAGCCTCAGGGTCGTCCCCGTCACGATGAGGGTTTTTCCGGGCCAGGGGATTTACATAGCGGGAATCGCCCAGTCCAACGCCACCGGCTCACCTGACTTCTGGCTGGCGAAGGTAGATGCAGACGGAAAGCTGCTCTGGGAGAGGACTTACGGCTTCAGAGGTATGGACAGGCTTTACGACCTGGAAGTCGATGCTAAAGGAGTAACGCTCGTAGGTTACAGTACCATCTCCAACAACAGGACCAACGTCAACCTGCTCGTGATCAGGACGAACCCCGACGGAAGGCTCCTCTGGGCCCGGCTCATCGGGGGTCCGCGCGAGGACTGGGCAAACGCGGTTTCGCTCCTTCCCGATGGAAAGCTGGTCCTCAGCGGCATAACATACTCCGCCCCGACCCCACAGGCGTGGCTTCTCTTCATGGACGAACACGGAACCGTTGGGGAGTCCGTTCTCCTCGGGAGCAGGGGTATTGACTGGATAAGGGCCCTCAAGCCCCTCCCTTCTGGTGAGATAGTCTTCGCGGGCGGACTGAACGGAACGAGCCTCGGTACGGGGAGCTTAGCGAAGTCGAGTTTCTTCCTGGGGATTTTCTCACAAAACGGGAGCTTTACTAACTGCCGCGTCACGGTTCAGAGGCTCGACTTTCCGGTCGAGGGCGTCAATCCCAAAACGTGGGTCCGCTCCGGAGGAAAGCCCGTCCCCGCGAGCGTCTCAGTTCAGGAAGTTACTCCCCGGGTCAAGACGATCAGGGACGGCCTTAAGGCCCTCTGTCCCTCTGAAAACCCGACCACAACGACCACTTCATCCGGGGGCTCGGGCTCCACGACCACTACAGCAACTACAAGCACCACAACTACAACGACAACAACCACGACCGCCGCTACCACAACCACAACAACCACTACCTCCTCAAAGGGCGGCTGGAAGCTCTGCGGGCCCGGGCTTTTGATTGCACTGCCCCTTCTCACGGCGTTCCTGTGGAGGCGAAAGGCATAA
- a CDS encoding TIGR02253 family HAD-type hydrolase, translating to MIKVVFFDLDDTLIDTSKLAEIARRNAIENMIRAGMPVDFGIAYHELLELINEYGSNFSRHFDYLLRRLDLPHNPRWIAAGVIAYHNTKISHLKTVRGVKRTLLRLKEMGLRLGVITDGNPIKQWEKILRTEIEDYFDAVLISDFVGVKKPHRKIFEKALRKFEVQPAEALMVGDRLYSDIYGAKRVGMHTVWFKYGKYANRELEYLEYADFVIRSLEEVPKIVRGLDDEEKERADSEVHAD from the coding sequence ATGATAAAGGTCGTCTTCTTCGACCTTGACGACACGCTCATCGACACGAGCAAGCTGGCGGAGATCGCGAGGCGAAACGCGATAGAGAACATGATAAGGGCCGGCATGCCCGTCGATTTTGGAATAGCCTACCACGAGCTCCTCGAGCTCATAAACGAGTACGGGAGCAACTTCAGCAGACACTTCGACTACCTCCTGAGGCGCCTCGACCTCCCCCACAACCCCCGCTGGATCGCCGCAGGGGTTATAGCCTACCACAACACGAAGATCTCCCATCTCAAAACAGTTCGGGGGGTTAAGAGAACCCTCCTCCGCCTCAAGGAGATGGGTCTCAGGCTTGGGGTGATCACGGACGGAAACCCCATCAAACAGTGGGAGAAGATCCTCAGGACGGAGATAGAGGACTACTTCGATGCCGTTCTCATCTCAGACTTCGTGGGCGTCAAGAAGCCCCACAGGAAGATCTTTGAGAAGGCTCTCCGGAAGTTCGAGGTCCAGCCGGCCGAAGCCCTAATGGTCGGGGACAGGCTTTACTCCGACATATACGGGGCCAAGAGGGTTGGGATGCACACGGTCTGGTTCAAATACGGGAAGTACGCCAACAGGGAGCTCGAATACCTCGAATACGCCGACTTCGTTATCAGGTCTCTTGAAGAAGTGCCGAAGATCGTGAGGGGACTCGACGATGAGGAGAAAGAGCGTGCAGATTCGGAAGTTCATGCTGATTGA
- a CDS encoding MBL fold metallo-hydrolase — translation MYVLVEDYSGYESPFLAQHGVSFLIEADGKRILFDAGQSAEPVLYNMKLLGIEPSSIDYVFLSHCHYDHTGGLLGILRAIGRRVPVIAHPSIFRRHFITRPYLREVGVPFRREEVEELAELYLTADPLPITENVLSTGEIAERENFERAELEVYTIENGRVVRDELRDDMSLVAKTPKGLVVVSGCSHAGIVSIVKHATRLTGEERIRAVIGGFHLIEASGERIKRTVKEFQRLGIEEVYTGHCTGLRAEAAFLEAYGERFHRLHSGMVIEL, via the coding sequence GTGTACGTACTCGTCGAGGACTACTCCGGCTACGAGAGCCCCTTCTTGGCCCAGCACGGGGTGAGCTTCCTCATCGAGGCAGATGGAAAGAGAATCCTCTTCGATGCCGGCCAGAGCGCCGAGCCAGTGCTTTACAACATGAAGCTCCTCGGAATAGAGCCCTCCTCGATAGACTATGTCTTCCTGAGCCACTGCCACTACGACCACACCGGCGGGCTCTTGGGAATTTTAAGGGCCATCGGAAGGCGCGTTCCGGTGATAGCGCATCCCTCGATTTTCAGGAGGCACTTCATCACGAGGCCATACCTCCGCGAGGTCGGCGTTCCCTTCAGGCGGGAGGAAGTTGAAGAACTCGCTGAGCTCTACCTCACCGCCGACCCGCTCCCGATAACGGAAAACGTCCTCTCAACCGGCGAGATAGCGGAGAGAGAAAACTTCGAGAGGGCCGAGCTCGAGGTCTACACAATCGAGAACGGAAGGGTCGTTAGGGACGAACTGAGGGACGACATGAGCCTCGTTGCCAAAACGCCGAAAGGCCTCGTGGTTGTGAGCGGCTGCAGTCACGCGGGAATAGTGAGCATAGTGAAGCACGCGACACGATTAACGGGGGAGGAGCGGATTAGGGCCGTTATAGGTGGCTTTCACCTGATTGAGGCGAGCGGGGAAAGGATAAAGAGAACCGTAAAGGAGTTCCAGAGGCTCGGCATTGAGGAGGTCTACACAGGCCACTGCACAGGTTTAAGAGCCGAGGCAGCCTTCCTTGAGGCCTACGGCGAGCGCTTCCACAGGCTCCACTCCGGAATGGTCATCGAGCTCTGA
- a CDS encoding ASCH domain-containing protein — MRRKSVQIRKFMLIDSAYKSRILRGDKVTTIRYGSYEAKPGSEVYLVVTPSDTAIAKVRITKVERKKVRELTNEDAKLDGFSDVRELLRELNKIYGDLYGDDEVTVIGFEVVKTFKDGIPLKWLKGLNYREPEEIARLYLENQEKLNFNRETDFIMRRIYNEGLGKAVRTFGPKRVQQALLKVYHGLYNEGLI; from the coding sequence ATGAGGAGAAAGAGCGTGCAGATTCGGAAGTTCATGCTGATTGACTCCGCCTACAAGTCGAGGATCCTGCGGGGAGACAAGGTTACAACCATACGCTACGGCAGCTACGAGGCGAAGCCGGGGAGCGAGGTCTACCTCGTGGTAACGCCGAGCGACACTGCCATAGCGAAGGTCAGAATCACGAAGGTCGAGCGGAAGAAGGTTAGGGAGCTCACCAACGAAGATGCAAAGCTCGACGGCTTCTCTGACGTTAGAGAGCTCCTCCGCGAGCTGAACAAAATATATGGAGACCTCTACGGGGACGACGAGGTCACGGTGATAGGCTTCGAGGTCGTCAAGACCTTCAAGGACGGAATCCCGCTGAAATGGCTCAAGGGTCTCAACTACCGCGAGCCGGAGGAGATAGCGCGCCTTTACCTCGAAAACCAGGAAAAGTTAAACTTCAACCGCGAAACGGACTTCATAATGCGCAGGATTTACAACGAAGGTCTCGGAAAGGCCGTCAGAACCTTCGGGCCGAAGAGGGTCCAGCAGGCGCTCCTCAAGGTTTACCACGGGCTTTACAACGAGGGGCTGATTTAG
- a CDS encoding COG2426 family protein, protein MNPLIEVFVLSLVPTFEGRYAIVYGIGRGYPLWETLLSASLGVLLLSLLLPAVLPYIDRIMLWLEKTPLRKVAHLYLYYVERVRKKAHPYVEKWGFIGLTIFVAIPLPGTGIWTGALAAYLLGIEKKQTVPALILGGLLSMAITVLPALGLLG, encoded by the coding sequence ATGAACCCCCTGATTGAGGTTTTCGTTCTCTCGCTGGTTCCCACGTTCGAGGGTCGCTACGCGATAGTCTACGGCATAGGACGGGGTTATCCCCTCTGGGAGACCCTATTGAGTGCCTCCCTCGGCGTTCTGCTCCTCTCACTCCTCCTGCCGGCGGTGTTGCCTTACATAGACCGGATAATGCTCTGGCTCGAAAAAACTCCCCTCAGAAAGGTAGCACACCTCTACCTCTACTACGTCGAGCGCGTGAGGAAAAAGGCGCACCCCTACGTGGAAAAGTGGGGCTTCATCGGCCTCACAATCTTCGTTGCCATCCCACTGCCCGGGACGGGGATATGGACAGGGGCTTTGGCCGCTTACCTCCTCGGAATCGAGAAAAAGCAGACGGTTCCGGCCTTAATCCTCGGCGGGCTTCTCAGCATGGCGATAACGGTCCTGCCGGCGCTGGGGCTGTTGGGATAG
- a CDS encoding aspartate racemase has translation MERTIGILGGMGPLATAELFRRIVVKTPAKRDQDHPRIIIYNNPKIPDRTAFILGKGPDPRPELIDSAKKLESWGADFIIMPCNTAHFFAETIQRAIRIPLVSMVEETAERVKEMGLRKVGLLATDGTVKGLVYHRALLKRGISIAVPGKNDQRLVMRGIYEGVKAGNLELGRELLLKVAKKLEKRVEGIIAGCTEVSVALRPEDLSVPLIDPMDVIAEKAVKLALGLEELRAR, from the coding sequence ATGGAGAGAACGATCGGCATCCTCGGCGGCATGGGCCCGCTCGCGACTGCGGAACTCTTCCGGAGGATAGTGGTGAAAACGCCTGCAAAGCGGGATCAGGACCATCCGAGGATCATCATCTACAACAACCCGAAGATACCCGACAGAACCGCCTTCATCCTCGGTAAAGGCCCGGATCCAAGGCCCGAGCTCATCGACAGCGCGAAAAAGCTCGAGAGCTGGGGCGCGGACTTTATCATAATGCCCTGCAACACGGCACATTTCTTCGCAGAAACGATCCAGAGGGCGATAAGAATTCCCCTCGTGAGCATGGTCGAGGAAACGGCTGAGCGCGTGAAGGAGATGGGCCTCAGGAAGGTGGGCCTCCTCGCGACGGACGGAACGGTTAAGGGCCTGGTCTACCACCGTGCCCTTTTGAAGAGGGGAATAAGCATAGCCGTGCCCGGGAAGAACGATCAGAGGCTCGTCATGAGGGGCATCTACGAGGGGGTAAAGGCCGGAAACCTCGAACTGGGCCGGGAACTGCTCCTGAAGGTCGCGAAGAAGCTCGAAAAGAGGGTGGAGGGGATAATAGCCGGCTGTACTGAGGTCAGCGTTGCGCTCAGGCCAGAGGATTTGAGCGTTCCCCTAATCGACCCCATGGACGTCATAGCGGAAAAGGCGGTGAAGTTAGCCCTCGGCCTTGAGGAGCTCAGAGCTCGATGA
- a CDS encoding DUF555 domain-containing protein, producing MGDYVVVLEAPIIVKDVETSEDAINVAVSKVAKALNKENLDFVRVEIGYSQCPVCGAHFESAFVIGSVGLVGIYLTLKVFNAQSIEHAERIAKAVVGKALKRVPLKVFEIRELEEENGNGLEVSDEFE from the coding sequence ATGGGGGACTACGTCGTTGTGCTCGAGGCCCCGATAATCGTCAAGGACGTGGAAACGAGCGAGGACGCGATAAACGTCGCGGTGAGCAAGGTTGCGAAGGCCCTCAACAAGGAGAACCTCGACTTCGTGAGGGTCGAGATCGGCTACTCCCAGTGTCCCGTCTGCGGCGCCCATTTCGAGAGCGCCTTCGTGATAGGTTCCGTCGGGCTGGTTGGAATATACCTCACGCTCAAGGTCTTCAACGCCCAGAGTATAGAGCACGCCGAGAGGATAGCGAAGGCCGTGGTGGGGAAGGCCCTCAAGAGGGTTCCACTCAAGGTTTTTGAAATAAGGGAGCTGGAAGAGGAGAACGGCAACGGCCTTGAGGTTTCGGACGAGTTCGAGTGA